The sequence below is a genomic window from Nostoc flagelliforme CCNUN1.
AACCCCTATCATGACTACATTGAGAACACCTACGGGACAAAAGTAGTCACCGCCAGCGTACACATCAATGTAGGCATCAGCGATCCAGAAGTATTAATGCGGGCCTGTCGAGTGATTCGTATGGAAGCACCTCTATTTCTCGCCCTCAGTGCCTCTTCTCCTTTCCTCGATGGCAAAGCTACTGGCTATCACTCCACCCGTTGGGGCGTATTTCCGCAAACGCCTAGCCATGTACCGTTATTTGCCAGCCACGCCGATCATATTCAGTGGGTGGAAGATCAACTCGTTGCCGGAACCATGCAAAACGTGCGGCATTTGTGGGCATCAGTACGACCAAATGGCGATCGCCGTCCCTATGACCTAAATCGCCTAGAATTGCGAATTTGCGATTTAGTCACAGATCCTATTGCCTTGCTAGCCATTACTGCCTTATTAGAAGCGCGTTTGTTGCAAATAATCGAAAATCCCAGCATCGACCCGTTAACCCAAAGTACGTTCTCTCCCCAAGAACTCGTCACCCTGACTGCTGAGAACGAAGCTGCTGCTGCTGCTGGTAGTCTTGATGCTCATTTGAGGCATTGGCAAGATGGCAGAAGTATCCTAGCCAGAGATTGGATTTCTGAAATGTACCAAGATGTTTGGGCGATCGCTAAACAACGAGGCTTTGGCTGTTTCCTTTCCCCTTTGCAAAAAATCCTCGGCGAAGGTAATGAAGCTCAACAGTGGTTACAATTACACGCAGTCGGTTTTGACAGCCACCGCGTCATCACCCAGGCTATTGTCGCCACCCAAGAACGCGAAATCGAACTCGAAGACAAATTATGTTCGTCCCTCCTGGCTTAACTCAAGACAGATTGGGCATCCTTTCGGCTTCTCTACGAGACGCTACGCGTTAGCGGAGCTTTCGCTTTAGCGATACGCTCAGGGCAAGTGGGCATTGGGAAAAGACTTTATTTATCCCTTTGTCCCCTCTTGCTACTCCCCTCCTCAGACAAATGGTAGATTTTCTTGGAGACACTACTAGTACAAGTCGGCGGAAATAAACCCACCATTTCATTACAGCCAGAAAGCCTAAAATTAAAACAGGCGTGATTTTTGACTTCCGCCTTGCGGTACTAGCCCTAAAAGACACAAGCCCTTGCTATTTCCACATAAAACTTAATATTTACTGATTTTAACCAAACATCCTCTCAGGCATTGCTCTGGGAGGGTTTGCGCTTCGTTTTAAAAATCTAATTGATAGAGGATGCTTGATTATTATTAACAAAACCTATGAATCGCCTCTACCCTTTGGTAGATTTAACATTGACAATAAATTTTTTTATACAATACGTAAATTATACGGACAATGCCCCAGGTAGTTTTAGTTAACCCGCAAATTCCTCCTAATACAGGCAATATTGCCCGTACTTGTGCAGCTACGGGTACAGAGTTGCATTTAGTGGGCCCTTTGGGGTTTGAAATTAGTGATCGCTACCTCAAAAGGGCTG
It includes:
- the gshA gene encoding glutamate--cysteine ligase, yielding MVLLKGFEIEMYTGTPQGEIVGLSDKIVADLDGFMREPDSRNVEYITEPSHNYENLLCALLRPRRVLRNYLNHLGDYTLIPGSTLSLSGSDRFLRSDPANPYHDYIENTYGTKVVTASVHINVGISDPEVLMRACRVIRMEAPLFLALSASSPFLDGKATGYHSTRWGVFPQTPSHVPLFASHADHIQWVEDQLVAGTMQNVRHLWASVRPNGDRRPYDLNRLELRICDLVTDPIALLAITALLEARLLQIIENPSIDPLTQSTFSPQELVTLTAENEAAAAAGSLDAHLRHWQDGRSILARDWISEMYQDVWAIAKQRGFGCFLSPLQKILGEGNEAQQWLQLHAVGFDSHRVITQAIVATQEREIELEDKLCSSLLA